The Gemmatimonas sp. DNA window ATCACTGGTGATGACCACCGAGATGTTGCGGCGCGACGCTTCCTTGAGCAGCGTGAACAGGGATGACCGTTCGAACCACTGCTTGGTGATGGCCCGCAGCGCGATTTCGTCACGCGCGACTTCGAACAGAATCATCGATTCGCTTCGACCATGCGTGAGCATGTCCACGAAGTTGAACACGAACGCGTGAATGCCTTCACCGGCGATCGCGCCCGGCAAGTGGCGCTCGAGATCGTCGGAATCGGCGGCAGTCGTGATCTTGTGGTAGCGCACGGGCGCCTGAACCTTCAGCTCCTCGAGATGCGCCACCAGCAAGTCGCGCTCGTGCATGTTGAGCGTTTCGTCGTCCTTCTCGCCCCACCAGTCGGGAAAGCGCGCGGCGATTTCCCCGGGAAAGAGCCCGCTGAACAACGCATTGCGCGCGTAGGGCGTGGCGGTGGGCAGAATCGAGTAGTAGTGCGTGGTTTCCACGTCGTATAGCGGGGCCAGCAACGGCTCCAGCACGCGCCATTGATCCACCCGCAAACAGTCGATGACCACGAAGATCGCCTTGCGATCGCGGGCCAGCACCGGCATCACGAATTCGGTCACGACATCCACCGACAGCGGCGGCCGGTCGCCTTCGAGCTCACGGAGCCAGCGCGGATACTCGGTGCGCATGAACGTGGCGAACTCGCGATGCATATCGGGATACAGCCCGCGCAACGACTCGTGCAGCCCCATTTCACCGGCGGCGGCGAGGTCGACGTCCCATTGCATCAGTTCCGCGAAGCGCTCGATCCAGCCGCGCCAATCGAGCCCGGCATAGCGCTCAGTCTCGATGTAGCGGAACCGTTCCACGAAAGCGCGGGCCAGCGCCTGAGAG harbors:
- a CDS encoding response regulator, with amino-acid sequence MAKTILWVDDEAELLEPHRLLLGDKGYHVETATNADDALELLRRRPYDLVLLDEQMPGTRGLDAYKDIREMLPTMPVVMVTKSEEDATLKEAIGVNIRDYLVKPITPRQVLTVVTRILEGPLIRSQALARAFVERFRYIETERYAGLDWRGWIERFAELMQWDVDLAAAGEMGLHESLRGLYPDMHREFATFMRTEYPRWLRELEGDRPPLSVDVVTEFVMPVLARDRKAIFVVIDCLRVDQWRVLEPLLAPLYDVETTHYYSILPTATPYARNALFSGLFPGEIAARFPDWWGEKDDETLNMHERDLLVAHLEELKVQAPVRYHKITTAADSDDLERHLPGAIAGEGIHAFVFNFVDMLTHGRSESMILFEVARDEIALRAITKQWFERSSLFTLLKEASRRNISVVITSDHGALHCNSPATVFAKRDATANLRYKFGEDLRAERPEQALLFTNPDDLRLPHRGPGNNTLMAAGDTFFVYPTKLREYQSRYRGSFLHGGVTPEECILPVALLTPKR